Proteins encoded within one genomic window of Deinococcus sedimenti:
- a CDS encoding NADAR family protein, whose product MSGEILFYETDRPFGEFSNFSRHAFELDGVVWPTSEHYFQAQKFVGTPHAEEVRAQVTPMLAARFGRRRDLPLREDWEAVKDDVMRAALRAKFTQHPALRQRLLDTVDATLIEHTRNDSYWADGGDGSGRNRLGELLMELRAALREDT is encoded by the coding sequence GTGAGCGGGGAGATCCTGTTCTACGAGACGGATCGGCCGTTCGGGGAGTTCAGCAATTTCAGTCGGCACGCCTTCGAGCTGGACGGCGTGGTCTGGCCGACCAGTGAGCATTACTTTCAGGCGCAGAAATTTGTGGGCACTCCGCACGCCGAGGAGGTGCGGGCGCAGGTGACGCCGATGCTCGCGGCGCGTTTCGGTCGGCGGCGTGACCTGCCGCTACGTGAAGACTGGGAGGCCGTGAAGGATGACGTGATGCGCGCCGCGCTCCGGGCGAAGTTCACGCAGCATCCGGCGTTGCGTCAGCGGCTGCTGGACACGGTGGACGCCACGCTGATCGAGCACACCCGCAACGACTCGTACTGGGCGGATGGTGGGGACGGTTCGGGCCGCAACCGCCTGGGGGAACTGCTCATGGAGCTGCGCGCCGCGCTCCGGGAGGACACGTGA